TCCTAATTCGTCACGAATAAAGCGAAATGTTTTTTTATCTTCCGCATCACGTTCGATATAACGTCCGTGACGAACAGCTAGACGGTCAAGCATGGTAGGCGGACGTAGCTTGTTAATTTCAATATTGCTTACTTTTAACAACAGGCTACGCAAGGCTTCAATCTTATCATTGTCATCTGTGGATAATAACATTCCTCGCGTATTGGTTTGAACACCATTAATTGTACGAATGTTGATGTTAAGCATCCCCAGAATAGAAGCTAAGTCTCCTAGCAAACCAGGACGATCCTTTATTAAGCGATATTCTAAATACCACTCAAAAAATTCCTTCTCCTCCGTGAGCATCATGTATCCCCTTTTTTTCTGTAAGAACAATCCTACTTGTTCTTCCCCCGTGATAGATGGCTTTTCAACAATAGTATACCATTTGCATGTAGAAGGACAAAGAAAAAATGCAGAAAACATGCCAATGATACCAATAAAAATTCTTTTACTGCACTTTATCAGCGGCTCGCTCTTTTGTTTATCAATAATCATTTCTATGCGCCGTTCAACTTATTATTCTCTTATAAAAAATACGCTTATTTTAATCTGTCTGCTTTTCTTACATTTCTTCGTATAAAAAACAGCCCTTACGTCTTTTCTAACGTAAGAGCTACTTTTCCTCAAAAGAAAAATCTATTCCATTTTACCATCGCTTACAAGCTTAACCATGACACTAGCTAGGGCGCGACGTTGCTCGTCATCACCAGCATCCCATAGTTGTTTAAGTAAACGTTCTTGTTCGTTTTTCGGATCAACCTGATCAGCAAGGTATCCACCGATTTGAAATGCTACATTTTGAATGGTATCGGAGTTCATACCAGCTTGTGTAGCTTGTTGGACACGTTCAGATAAAAAACCTTTCCAATCACTAAAGTTATCAAGTACTGACATCCCAATCCCTCCTTAAGCACTCTTCGGACGCTTTTTCATGTCCGCTCAGAATTAGAATGCGTTTCAGTCCTGATTTTTATACAAGAAGAAGGAAAAGTTACTGAGCTTTTACTACATCCATGTTTTCATTTCTAGGTATGCCAGCCACCATTAACCGAAATGGTTTGACCAGTAATATACCCAGCCTCCTTTTGGAATAAGAAGGAAACTGCTGCGGCTATCTCTTCTGGTCGTCCAAGTCGTCCCATTGGAATTTCTTCGGATACAGCCTCTCTTTCTTCCAAAGTAAACCGATCCATCATTCCACCTAAAATTGCACCTGGCGAGACCGCATTAACTGTAATGTGGTTACGTGCCACTTCTTTAGCCAATGCTTTTGTAAAACTAAGAATAGCACCTTTTGTCATGGAATATAAAACCTCACACGATGCACCTATCTCTCCCCATATCGAGGAGATGGTAACAATTCGCCCAAATCTAGCCTGTAGCATTGCTGGAAGTCCTTGCTGCGATACAAAAAAACAAGAGCCTATGTTAACTCGAACCAATTGATCAAATAATTCTGGGGTCACGTCGCTCAAGAGACCTACATGATCAATCGAAGCATTATTAACGATATACAATGGCTTCACTGGCATTTGACTAAACATAGCCGCGACTGCATCAGGTTGAGATAAGTCAGCCTGTAGCGCAATCGCTGGCACATTTTTGCTTTCACAATACGCTAACAATGTGTTTATTTTATCTTTCTGTGTGTTGTAATGAAGATATAGGGGGATTGATTCGTCTGCCAGCTTCCGGGCAATAGCTTGCCCAATCTCACCGGAAGCTCCCGTAACCAATGCCCATGCTTGCTTGTCTTCCATGTATTTCTCCTCTTCCCCGGTTGCCTATGCCTGTGAACGTACGATCGAGACCGCCATCTGACTTTCTTGTAGATGGTCATGCATACGTTTTTGTACATCCTCTAACGTAATTTTTTCTAAAGTAGGTACGATTTCAAACAAATCAATTCCATTAAATTTATAACTAGTAAATTGATTAGCAATAAATTCAAGGGAATTTAACGAGCGCAGGAAAAGTCCGATTCTTCTCCGTTTTTGTCGTTGGAACGATTCCTCATCAATTCCTCGCGCTTTCGCCTCCTTGATTTCCTGTGTGATAACGCTAACTAGCTTTTCGGGATCAGGTGTATCGCCGCCTAGAATCGTATAGCCGTAATCAGTCTCATTGCTGTAATCGAAATCAAAGGATTCTGTAAGGAGTCCTTCGTCATAATATCTTTGGTAAAAACTAGAGCTGTTTCCAAACAGCAACTCTAGCATCAATTTTGTCGTTAGTTCACGTTTTAGCAGCTCTTCACCAAATAATTGGTTTTTCACTTCTTTAAATCCGATGTATATTTTAGGGATTGCCACGGAAAGATGAGCTTCCACAAGCTTTTCTCCCACTTCAGTCGGTTCGTCTGGGAAAAAGCGTTCAATGATCGGGGCTGGTGGAAAACTTTTCGCTTGCTGATTACTACGAATCAATTCACCAATCTGATCTTTATCAAATCCTCCCACCACAAATAACACCATGTTGCTTGGATGGTAAAAGGTCTCATAGCATTGATACAGCATGTCTTTTGTGATCGGTGTAATGGTTTCGATTGTTCCAGCGATCTCGATTCGTACCGGATATTTTTGATACATGGCTTTCAACAAATTAACATATACTTTCCAATCCGGATTATCATCGTACATTTGAATTTCTTGACCAATAATTCCTTTTTCTTTTTCAACGCTTGCTTCAGAAAAATAAGGTTCCTGTACGAAATCCAGTAATATCTTCAAATTCTCCTCTACTTTATCCGTAGAAGAAAAAAGGTAAGCTGTCCGGTTAAAGCTGGTAAATGCATTATAAGAAGCACCGTTGCGGGAAAAATCCTGAAATACGTCACGATCTTCCTTTTCAAATAGCTTA
The nucleotide sequence above comes from Brevibacillus laterosporus LMG 15441. Encoded proteins:
- a CDS encoding DUF3243 domain-containing protein, with product MSVLDNFSDWKGFLSERVQQATQAGMNSDTIQNVAFQIGGYLADQVDPKNEQERLLKQLWDAGDDEQRRALASVMVKLVSDGKME
- the ymfI gene encoding elongation factor P 5-aminopentanone reductase, with protein sequence MEDKQAWALVTGASGEIGQAIARKLADESIPLYLHYNTQKDKINTLLAYCESKNVPAIALQADLSQPDAVAAMFSQMPVKPLYIVNNASIDHVGLLSDVTPELFDQLVRVNIGSCFFVSQQGLPAMLQARFGRIVTISSIWGEIGASCEVLYSMTKGAILSFTKALAKEVARNHITVNAVSPGAILGGMMDRFTLEEREAVSEEIPMGRLGRPEEIAAAVSFLFQKEAGYITGQTISVNGGWHT
- the yfmH gene encoding EF-P 5-aminopentanol modification-associated protein YfmH, whose translation is MKTVTFDQLNETLYHEKLPNGLSVYLLPKEGFSKTYAVFTTRYGSNDSHFRLNNQETINVPDGIAHFLEHKLFEKEDRDVFQDFSRNGASYNAFTSFNRTAYLFSSTDKVEENLKILLDFVQEPYFSEASVEKEKGIIGQEIQMYDDNPDWKVYVNLLKAMYQKYPVRIEIAGTIETITPITKDMLYQCYETFYHPSNMVLFVVGGFDKDQIGELIRSNQQAKSFPPAPIIERFFPDEPTEVGEKLVEAHLSVAIPKIYIGFKEVKNQLFGEELLKRELTTKLMLELLFGNSSSFYQRYYDEGLLTESFDFDYSNETDYGYTILGGDTPDPEKLVSVITQEIKEAKARGIDEESFQRQKRRRIGLFLRSLNSLEFIANQFTSYKFNGIDLFEIVPTLEKITLEDVQKRMHDHLQESQMAVSIVRSQA